In Clostridiisalibacter paucivorans DSM 22131, the genomic stretch TTGTCTATTTCTGCTTTCTTTTCTTCTGTTGCCGATTCTTTCCAACTTTCGCATAAATTTATTCTTTGCTTTAATCCTTGTTGTAATATAGATAATATCCTCGAATCTGTAAAAGTAATTATACCCTTTTCAAAGCCGATATTTCTTTTTGTATATACCTTCATATTTTTACCTCCTGTTTATTATTTGTCTATAGATAATCTTTATCTCTATATAGATAGTATATCGCATCTATATTATCTGTCAATAGATAATTGTTATTGTATATAGAATATTTACTATTTTTTTGTTATACTATTATTATCAAACATTTAAATAAAGAAGGGGATATAAATGTTAAATATAAAAGTATTAGACATATTAGAAAAAAAAGAAAGAAATATAAGATGGTTATCGGAAAAAACAAATATAAACTATTCTACTTTATATAATTTTATTTACAATAAAAAATCTAGTGTAAAGTTTGATACTATAGATAAACTTTGTAATTTCTTTAACTGTAACATAGGAGATATAATAGAACATGTAAAAGATTAAATAGACGGTCAGTTAGGCGTCTATTTTTTTGTTAGTGGAAATACACAACACACCATACTGTACTGCACAAATACCTAATTTATTTGACTATATTAAATCTAATTCTATCTATTGCCTTTCTATCTATGTTATCTATGCAATAGGTCTATTAAGATATTTAAACCTCTTAAAATTGTATATACGCAAAATAGATAGTTAATATAGTAGAGATATAATATTACATATAACCAGTCCAAAAATGGATTGGATACTTGAAATATATAAATATAATTGCTATAATAATTGTAGAAATACTTTTAGTCGACAATCTACTAATTTTTTACAAATAGTAAACTCTCGACTAAAATTTTCTATATTATGGTAAAATATAATTTATTTGAATTTGTATCTTACCATGTCTTCTAATTCTTTAGCAGAATATTTAGAAGTTCGTTGCTCAAAATTATGGAACTTGGTTTTAACCTTGGCTCTAGTGTTGTTGGCACTAGGGCTTTTTCCTTTTTTGATGTCGTGCTTACCGACTTCTAAACTATCTATTCCTTTTATAAGTTCCATTTGCTTTAATATTTTGGTGCAAATAGCATTTAAGTAGTTTAATAGATGATTTATTACTGTTCCATGTTCTGTAGCCCTCTTTAGGCA encodes the following:
- a CDS encoding helix-turn-helix domain-containing protein, which gives rise to MLNIKVLDILEKKERNIRWLSEKTNINYSTLYNFIYNKKSSVKFDTIDKLCNFFNCNIGDIIEHVKD